Sequence from the Uloborus diversus isolate 005 chromosome 8, Udiv.v.3.1, whole genome shotgun sequence genome:
gaaaaatcattgacaagagaatgagaatttttccaaatatggtaagcttcccagaaatcgaggtcataaaccgaagaacatttacaaataatctttgcagatgaaaaatcaaaacagtgaccagaagtccagcaatgctgagcgatggaagaacgagcaagttctttatgcttaacatagttttcgtgctctttcagacggtgcttgagagcacgtttagtctgtccaacgtaaccaagtccacacttgcaggagatgctataaatgccccagttgctatggcaatcaatggggtcctttaagttagtaaattttatcttattaactggagaaaaagctgtatcgaaaccaaatttcttcaaaatctttgcaacttgatgactaacttttggataacaaagcaaaacaatagtatacgaagcactagaagcagaaaccttttcagaatgagagggcttaattaacttattataaattgaatcaatgatgctaggagaataaccacgatcgaaagccactgctttaagataagaaagctcagcatttaaagaattggaggaagaacagatgttcaaagcacggaacacaaaagccttgaatgaggccaacttttggtttggaggatgagaagaacatttgtgaggaggtagtgtaacagcaaaaggcttacgaaacaccgaagtcataaattcatcagtacttttagtaataaagacgtccaaaaatgaaagagaactatcagtttccatttcaatagtgaattggatgcaaggatcgatagaatttaaagtagaaagtaaaaattcattatcaacatggttttggtcaagcaaaacaaagcaatcgtcaacgtaccgaacatagaacggaaacgttatggtttcaaaaagtttagtctcaaaatagtgcatataaatgtcacttaaaataggACTCAAAGGATTACCCATTGCTAAACCTTCAGACATTCGAAAGTAAGTACCATTGAACACAAAAGTATTCAATTCAAGACAAACACGAGTAAGTGAAACGAGTTCCTCaatctcaaaactagaaaaatgatgctcttggagtctcaatttaagccaaattgttattcttgacaaAAGTTCATATTTAGATAAATGTAATGAGCTCATTGCGGTTGGTCCTTATGTGACACTTTACAAAGACCCTAGTATTAGAGAGGTTAATcttattaaaaatgttgtgaaatctTCTCCTATCATCAGTGAGTCTTCAAAAAGGTCTTTAACTCCTTCTGTTGCACATTGTGCCAGATTTTATGCTCTACCAAAGGTCCATAAACCCGACATTCCGCTTAGgcctattgtttcaaacattgGTACTGCTTCATATAAACTTGCTAAGTATTTAGTTTCTATCTTCTCTTCTCTTTTGGTTAGCAACTCTTTTACTGTCAGAAATACTGTTCATTTTGTTCAGAAGTTACGTTATTTTAAGCCTCATGGTTTAACGATGGCTTCTTTTAACGTGAAATCACTTTTCACTAATGTACCGGTTGTTGGGGCATTGGATTGTCTTAAATTGAGACTCCAAGAgcatcatttttctagttttgagattGAGGAACTCGTTTCACTTACTCGTGTTTGTCTTGAATTGAATACTTTTGTGTTCAATGATACTTACTTTCGAATGTCTGAAGGTTTAGCAATGGGTAATCCTTTGAGTcctattttaagtgacatttatatgcactattttgagactaaactttttgaaaccataacgtttccgttctatgttcggtacgttgacgattgctttgttttgcttgaccaaaaccatgttgataatgaatttttactttctactttaaattctatcgatccttgcatccaattcactattgaaatggaaactgatagttctctttcatttttggacgtctttattactaaaagtaatgatgaatttatgacttcggtgtttcgtaagccttttgctgttacactacctcctcacaaatgttcttctcatcctccaaaccaaaagttggcctcattcaaggcttttgtgttccgtgctttgaacatctgttcttcctccaattctttaaatgctgagctttcttgtcttaaagcagtggctttcgatcgtggttattctcctagcatcattgattcaatttataataagttaattaagccctctcattctgaaaaggtttctgcttctagtgcttcgtatactattgttttgccttattatccaaaagttagtcatcaagttgcaaagattttgaagaaatttggtttcgatacagctttttctccagttaataagataaaatttacaaacttaaaggaccccattgattgccatagcaactggggcatttatagcatctcctgcaagtgtggacttggttacgttggacagactaaacgtgctctcaagcaccgtctgaaagagcacgaaaactatgttaagcataaagaacttgctcgttcttccatcgctcagcattgctggacttctggtcactgttttgatttttcatctgcaaagattatttgtaaatgttcttcggtttatgacctcgatttctgggaagcttaccatatttggaaaaattctcattctcttgtcaatgacttttccagcactccattttttcatgatatttggaagcaatttctataattgcctttcctgtttctttggtgtctcgcactctttttgtctcctggcttctgattggttgtctcttgccttgctttgagcccggagcgtacatgctgttcgctgattggttgtttgttgtcatgttcctgtattcttattggttggctctctttggtataaataccggtgtccacctggttttttgtcagttctctcgcaacttctggttgcgAGAGAACCAGAAGAAAGAGAACCAGAGAGAAAAGCTCACCAaaagctttttgcactgatgaagaggctccattgtagccttgaaatagctatatgctccattttctcgaatatttgtgctttatttacgttgttttttcaccttaatcatattgtagcacaaagcttatatgataatttttcatttaatcagtacattattaaaggaaaagctgatggaatttaaagacgaaacaaattttatttttgtctagattaattacaacagggtagttctgtacacaaaagatcagtgcagtggaagatcggggatatttcgataattgggaatctggcgcggtcgtctcatttttggcgttaaTAACTATATTTTGGttaccctgctgatttatagtagccCTATGTAAATAGAGGTTTCTGTTCTCTTTGTTTATCTTTGCAACGAAAAAACCTCTCGCGCaagcgctggagccaaaaattgacgccaatgaaaaaagattgccagattcccaattattgaaatatccccggaagatctttatctttggtggaaagaacaaattaggcaatatatgaagtttttaagttttcgttcaaaggatcggaccgctaatcggtcggagttggcttcgctcactgatcggctggattacagtaatgtggtggcttggcgactttggttaTAAACAATAGAGGTGcttgatcatttgtttacatttaaatcaactgttaatgtaatttattgaattttttgttcatttggcgaaatatttcaaattgcaaaaaattgtttttcgattttagagtttttagtcattttaattgaagaatgtgtttattttacatcgggagggggggggagtgatttttgcttattcagagaattgtttttacctttatcatttttctatacGTTATCTTTTctattgtttcattctttttcatataggggatgttgcagcgggatttcccgtttgttctagatgggtagttagatttttacacttactaTCTGAGGtcgctttttttcctttgagtatggctgaaggaacaaaccatcatgtacgagagaaaaaatagttaaaaaaaaacaactgttcagtgggcattagataaatcaagttataagaaatataagcattctgacaccatagcagctgaaaaaaatttttttttacttattttttttcaacagaacggtctaaacacttgatagtttattgaaatttttcaactttctcaatttacaaagtttgaacagaacaacgtctgtcggatcCTCTAGTTGTTGATATATTTTAATTGCTTTctaaaaccaattttgaaatCATTACCATCATTTGTACAGTTTTAACCAAATTAAAGTGTCTTaatattttgttctgaaatttaagATGTTGTAACAATAGAAAATAAttcgttaaaaatttattttcgtaaaaaatattcCATACTTCCTGACTCTCCCGTATGCCATTTCTTTACTACTCGTATTGCCTCTATTTAGCGATATTTAATACTATTGCTTCATATTTAGCATTTCAATATGAAATACTAtgctaaatgcaaaattttacagctaAGTCACAAGTTTCACCCTAGAATTTTTGTTCAGGTTTTTTAACAATCAGACTAGCCAAaggatttgtttaaaaaaatgtcctttcCTTTTTAGTAAACAA
This genomic interval carries:
- the LOC129228383 gene encoding uncharacterized protein LOC129228383: MSDCRVFSDVTDKCNELIAVGPYVTLYKDPSIREVNLIKNVVKSSPIISESSKRSLTPSVAHCARFYALPKVHKPDIPLRPIVSNIGTASYKLAKYLVSIFSSLLVSNSFTVRNTVHFVQKLRYFKPHGLTMASFNVKSLFTNVPVVGALDCLKLRLQEHHFSSFEIEELVSLTRVCLELNTFVFNDTYFRMSEGLAMGNPLSPILSDIYMHYFETKLFETITFPFYVRYVDDCFVLLDQNHVDNEFLLSTLNSIDPCIQFTIEMETDSSLSFLDVFITKSNDEFMTSVFRKPFAVTLPPHKCSSHPPNQKLASFKAFVFRALNICSSSNSLNAELSCLKAVAFDRGYSPSIIDSIYNKLIKPSHSEKVSASSASYTIVLPYYPKVSHQVAKILKKFGFDTAFSPVNKIKFTNLKDPIDCHSNWGIYSISCKCGLGYVGQTKRALKHRLKEHENYVKHK